The segment GTCGCTTGACACGTTATCTTACGAAAGCAATCGTCCATCCCCCACATCGCCTTCTCTGCTTCGTCTgcactttctttcttcagtctcACACGGCATATGTAATGCGATATTTTTGCtgccataatttttttctcgtcAACTGATTACATTATCAATTACGGCCAATTCCCTGTTTCAGACCTCAGCAGAAAAGAACTATTCTTCAACGGAACGTAACTTTCCTGGAGGACAATTTCGTTTTCATTACAATGTCTTGTGTATTAAAGAGTACGTTTTCGTAATGCCTCATAGATTTGTTTTAGACAGGCAGATGTAAGGTGGAAGAAAATTGCTTGGTCGCTACTTATTAATAGCGTAAGAAGCATTTGACagattttatgttgttttgaagGAAAGACGCTCGGCCTATATTAAAGCATTGAGCTCAGCGATGGAAAatagtaatattaataattagtTGGCATTGATTTGCTGTTTTCTCTACAATTTTCTCAGAGATATTGCTGTAGAGACACGTGTATTCATTTAATATGCAGCTTTGTTCATGCCTTCTATAAAAATGGTACTTGCCACGCCAACTTTACTCTGACGATTTTGGAGGTCCTTCAGGTAAATCATTCACTTCTCTCTACGTCTTTGTCCGTCGGCTCCTGAAGTGAACGCAACACATTCTATGGATGGGACATCAGTCTCTTTCCATAGAGAGCTCATTCCTCTCTTGCAAGTTTGCTTCAACAATCTGAAGGCGCTTGcttattttcatcattcatttgtttaaacatgtctttattttactatttctgtTTTAAGACACTGATTCGAGGTATAGCCCTTAAAGTactttaaattgtaaattttgtttcctaaTGTCTATACCGTTGGTCAACATTTATTTACCATTCTAAAACACTCTTAAGCCCAGATCGTAAAACCCTAATCACGTGTTAACAGAATATCTTTctaaatgcaaagaaaaaaaatatcgtaTCGCGCTAAGAACAGTTCATGGATGCTGGAGTTGGGATCTCCTTTTGCAGAGACGTGGTCTAACTAAAATGAAGACAATTGTAGTTTTCGTGCTGCTCATAATGCTGGAGACGGGTCTAGGTCAGAATTTGCTGGACAACCCCAGCTTCGAGGGAGATCTGACGGGCACGTGGGAGAACAATGGGTTCCTGATGGAGCGAGTGAGTGTCGACAAGGTGGACGGTAACTTCGCACTCAAGGCCAGTTACCGGTGAGGTCTACTGTGACAACACGCCTACCAATGCTTTTCCCCCTGTTTCCTCTCTGGCAGCATTTCGCGTTTCTTTATAACGACTCCGCAGACGTTAAAACGTGTAGTAAGTAACATTGCTagagagattttgtttttcatgttttagcGATCGAAGTCTCGAAGGACCACTTCAGGTGCTGTACGGCTTGAAGACCGGCGCTCGCTATGAACTAAGCGTTTTCGTCAAGGTGCTTAACGATCTTTCCGGCACCCTTTGGCAGAATATCAAAGTCACTATGCAGTACGAGTTTGTCAATCCAAGTAAGTCTTGCAACTTTAAGCTCAAAGAAAAGGCAAAACTTAAGTTAAGGTTGTTTAtacaatgataataaatgaCGAAATCTGTTACTGCTCTGGATACACAAATGCTTGCATATGTGTACATGAAAATCTCTAATTGTAAATTTTCTTCCGCTCATGTAACAGCTGAGATCGGTTATTATGTCATCGCCAACCGAGGCCTCTGTAACACTTCCATGGGGTGGATTAAGATCAATGGCAGTATGAACGCGCCAGAAAGAGGTAAGCAGTGCCGTCATAGGGAATCTCGTCTTTTGCCTTATGTAGTATTAAAACGCAGATTAGGTAGATAGAAGTCTGGACTTTTGCAGTTCATATAAAACGGAGTATTTAAAAGCGATTGATTTTTATGATCGTCTGTATGTGGGTAATAAATCTTTGTCGACTCTCTTTAAATTACCCGCTAAACTTTTATGGATTATGTAGTGTAAGAAGGCATCAAGGACCACGTAGTCCAGACGAGAAATTgatctgatattttttttttagattttcagaaaaaaattctctcagtTTGTACttaatgcttttctttcttcgatTTATTCGGTCATTCTAAATTTACAAACAGCGTTCAACTGGGCCCGGCTTGCGATACGAGGTCCTGATCCAGGGGTGGACTTTTTGGTGGACAACGCCGCTCTGTATGAAGTCCCTGAGAACACCAACTGGCTCGCTGATTCCTACACTAACATCGACACATACAGGAAGTCCAACGTTAATATTaagtaagtaaaatgttttttgtccTATTTACATGCTGTCTCGCTCTTGTTAAAGACAGTAATCGTGTCTTTACAGTCGAAGTAGGAAATGGTCATGAAAcaagtaaacttaaaaaaaaaaaattgtaatcacTTGTTTATGCAGTGTGCGTCACTGTGTAtccgcgcgcgcgtgtgcgtttACCTAATTTtgtatgtgcttgtgttttcatattttttcagtttcactCTGCCGTCTGGCGTGTCCTCTTCTCAGTTTGATGTTCAGGTAATTTCCACCaaacaaatgacaatatttCTGGCTGTACAATTTGTGAACAGCTTGTAGCAGAGCGCAATATTTGCACTAACTGATCTTAATGGCTGAAAGTAACAAGaatgtgatgataatgatgatgattgatgattgatgatgatgattttgcaGATACGATTAAAAAAGCACCTGTACCCTTTCGGAGTAAAAGTAAAAGACACGCAAATGTCAACAAAGGCCTCTAATTTATACAGCCAACTGATCTTCAACATGTTCAACTGGGCCACAGTGCAGAGCTACAAGTGGAAGTTCGATAAAGGAAACTTGGTAAATATATCAATTAAACTTTGCGTTTTGGCTTCTCTTAAGAGTTCAAATTATCCCCCTGTTGTTGAAATTGCATTCAAGCAGCGACCTCCGTCCTCCTGTCGTTATGGTGtatcaacaaaaatgtttgctatGGCCTCTTCTACGGCTTTCCTTTGTCTCGTCAGATGATAGGCGTTGGCCAAAGGTAACTGAGCTCGTGAGTGACAGTGGAAGTAACTTTGACCACGCACGTTAACACATTACTGCAGGGGAACGTTATGCATAATTCTTACGCGTATGTCAATTACATAATACACACAGATCACGAGCCcgatcttttcttttctctgatcAAAAGACTTGCGAATCAAGAAACAACATTTCTTAAAACGTCAAGTCATTTTAAGTCTTAGTCTcgaagaaaaaattcttttcattagAAATGGTAACTTTTTGTAATATATGGCAAATCATTTTTAGGGGTGGGGGCTGGGACTAAACACAGGTGGGGTAATTTGTtgaaataaagaagtaaatggaaaaaaatattgcaattgACAAGTGTAGTCTAATGTGTAATGGAGATAACCGGGAAATTAGGGTGTAATAGGTGGACTTTACTGAGGTCttcttttgcagacaaatccaGACTTCAGTAATGCAGTAAATGCCGCCAACGTCCTCGTCTCAAGCGGGTgagcatcatcattatcatttagTTATTGTCCtgatcaaaataaacttactaaAGAGTAAGAGAATAAGCACAAAATTAGtaccttattttttaattgtactcCCACACTTTTCAATGTGTAATGTAGTGCTACTTTATTAATATAATGCTATAACAgaacacaatacaacacaatacaCTACAACTTTATTGGTCCAttagggcaattacaggtagtGCTCATATGCTAGCAATACACAGATAAATACATTTGTACACATGTGCACATTTACTACAGTAAATAAGTTGTTtctttcacacacgcacacacacagagagaagatTCAGTTGGTGGCTTTAGGTCACACCAGGCTAACACAAGATCACGGCAAGTTGAAGATTTCAAGCGAATGGCACGTGAAATGAATGAGTTGTGGATGCGATTCTTTGTGCATACAGGCATTGATTACCTGCAGCTAGACCACAAGAGTTAGAAttcacatgcaaacacatgatcagaaacaGAGGATGCGTAATGCCTTCCTGAGgttttgctgatgacaaaaggctgccaagtccctctACCTGTTTCCGGTGATCTtgaaacagatattaacaagaaAGACAAGACTTTCCGTCACCTAGGGAGAGTCTGTGGaacaaagagatgaaagaaaaagtgatgagacatACAAAGAAGGACTGACAAAACCGAGTGAGAATGACAGTTGACAGAGAAAGTTCGCGCTTGAGCTACAGGCGATGATGGGTCTTACGGAGGATTATGTCAGTTTTGACGTTCCATTTAAGATGGTTATCGAAGATAGCCCTTAAATATTTGTGATTCTTTGAGGCATTCAGGACAAGGAAATGTTCGTCATAGCAGCGTACAATTTCAGGAAGAGCACCACCATGAGTATGTTTATTcttattaaaaatatgacagcaaggcaatgtcatcagcaactGGTCTGAAGTTATTGAGTTGACTGGGCCTAGTGGTGTTTGAGACAGAATTGACTGAAGGTATATTTGTTAGTCTAGAACCGATGACTGCTTAAATTgtctatatttgtgtgtatgttgtcaTCGTgaccattatttttgttgttgtcaattTTGTTGCTGCTCTTGTCATTGTTAGTATTGTTGATAATATAATTGTCttcctaatcatcatcatcattattattgctttttgtaGATTGAAAGTTCGCGGACACAATATCATATGGGACGTGGCTGACAACATACCGGATGCGGTTAAGGCGCTGAGTGGACAGGAACTTAGAGACGAGGTGGACAAACACGTGCAGTACATGTGTAATCTTGGTCTTGGCAAGTAAGTGCATctactctctctttcccttctcATCGTCGTAAGAGGTCTACACTAGCTCCTCAGATAAGCCTCAGGTCGCCTGTCGATTCAACCACAGACCTGTGTCGATTCGATCACGGAGTACAGTGCCTCTTTAGCAGAATAACACTTCTGTTATTCgttgtatgtaaacaaaactacattttcaatACAGTTTAGTCCTGTGATATACGTAGATTACCTACCATTGTTAATAAATGCTTTTCGAAGTAATGTTGCGCAAAGATACATGAGTAGGAgctagaaaatatgtttattgtttagtttAATTTACACTGTAGCAGAGCAGTCGGAAAGGCAGAGCCGTACCGCTCATAGCAACAAATATGGCTTATTAAAAGCGACTACGAATATAAAACTAAACAGCACATAGCTGGTGTGAGTCTGAGTATAACAAAGGCCATCATGCAGAGTGCCCTGTGAATATTAAGCTCAATTAGAAAGGATGCTAACATTTAATATAttgatttacaaaaaatattttatcaaagtagttccccccccacacacacacagagagacacgattaaaaaaagggggaagcTTTGCGTGCACTGGTCAACCAAAAGTTATGAAGAAGACTGGATCAAAATGTACCCGCTTCGTGGCCTTATTATCACATGGATGATGACGTGGCTGAAACGACTATAGGCAGTGATCGAATCTTGACGTGGTCGAATCGAAAAAGTTCGAACTGACTGGCCCCCAAGCCTTTCTTTATGTCTATTTCTGTCTGTCAGACTGGCCCACTGGGACGTCATGAACGAGATGACCCATGGTCTATACTATGAGGAGAAGTTAGAGGATCGGAACTTCACCAAAAATCTTTTCCGACAAATGAAGACCTGTGACAATGTCACGAAGCTGTTCTTTAACGACTACCAGGCTGTTGACATCGGAGGGTCTACAGAGGTAAGAGCCAGAGAAATCTTAAGAATCTTCTGTACAAAGACGGACGCCGTCATAAGATCGAGGTCAGCTCATTACTTACTGTTAcgaacatttttttagtttgactTGTTTCCGAGGTTAATTTACATCCGGTTCGCTATACCATCACCTCCAGGGAGCTCTCTCTAACCATCACAATGTACTGAAAGTAAGATATCGAGGTCTGCCGACCTGCGGGGTCTAAATCTCCAGCATTCAGAGGAAACCTCGATACTTTCGATCAATAATTACCTCCGTGGCAACCTTACTTCATGATTACTTTTCCTTTGTAGTATCTCACCGACCTCATCAGTATGCAGTATTTTGATGACGTCCAAGTGTAGATACACAAAAACAGGGAGCTTAAGTTTGATGTAGCATAACTAAATATAACTCGGTACCGTTAGAAAGAGATAAATAGAACTAGAAATGAGTGTTTATTTCCTGCTTTTATGTTTCCAGGAGTACTACCAGATGATGTTAGAGTACCTCAATGAAAACGTCCCCGTGGAAGGTTTGGGAGTACAGGGTCACTTTCAAGAATATCTTGCCGTTGATCCCACGTTGATCCTGGTACTTTTACAATCACGCTGATAATTCTATTGCAGTCTGTTTTAACCTTTGTCACAAATTTCTATACTCTAACGATACGGCGGAAAATGTGATAAATCTGGGAACAGGTGTCGTTTGTCGAAGTTCCTTATGAGTAAACAGTTGTTACAGAATACCAGGCTGCTAGGCACCAGGCGAAATTACATTCAATTGATAAGAGCTGATTACATGAGCGAATGTTGTCCAAGAGAAACATGTTATGGTTTGTATCTAGAATTGTAATTTAAGTAGACGAATTAAAGACAATTATCggatgttttaataaataatgagcataaattagttttaaaatcCGCAGAAGGAACTCGCCTTTACGTTATATGTCATTTGTACCCTACCCGCAAGTTAAACTGTGAGTGAAAATTGCACCCCTGTAGACTTGTAACCAGTGTCTGTATAGATAAATTTATTGAAGTAATGTGCAGTggttctcacttttttttcttttcttttatattagcACTACGCAGTTTCCTGTTTAAAGGGTTGGGGAACGTCGCACAACGTTTCTGAATGTCTTTTCATATATACACTCACATCAATCATACTGGGATAAATTGCGTAAACAGAGTAGCTTTGCAAATCAGAGTTAgtttttacaaacagttcagagAGAGAGGTCGCGGACATTCGCACTCTTGCGCACTTTGCTGTTCACTTTAATCTTTCCGTCTAAGTTATCTAACTACaagattttaatttgtattGGTAATAATTCAAATATCTTCAATTGCTATTAAGTTAACATTTCATTAAGTAACCTTGATTGCAATTCAGCTGTTGCCATTTCGGTGTCTCAGCatgattgttttatatatttcgTCAAAATGTATTGATAGTTTCACAAAAATACGTTTGTTCGGCGCATATTAGGCAGTTGAGTTCTAAAGTTTATGGCTTGCTGTTGTATAAATTGTATTTCAGAAAAGAGTCGACCGTTTGGCAACGTTAGGGATAGATGTCGTTATGACCGAGTTTGACGTCCAGTCGCCGGACCACGTGCAGCGCGCTGATTGGATAGAAGACGCCATGCGTGCAATGTTCAGTCATCCTGCCATGAAGGGCATCGTCTACTGGAGTTTCTGGGACCAGGACACGCAAAATGTTAACAGAGAGCTTATTCAGGGAACCAACGTGACGGTACGATTCCTGTTGTCTGTGTTCTGTCTCAATAAACAATACTACACATTGGTTTTCATTAGACATAGCCAATCTAGAGTTAAGCTTTTCAAGGATCATGCTACACATGCTTACCAACAATGCTTAGTTTCATCTTattctatataaatatatgtatttctTCTGTATATGTAGCTATAGGATTTCATTTAGAGTATTAATTTACGTGTATCATTAATCGGTGTAGATTATAGAGCCTGGACAGCGGTTCTTTTGTCtgataaaaaaagaatggaCAACAAATTTGACTAGAAACCTTGGCAGCGACTTAAACGTCTTCTTCCGTGGGTTTCGAGGCGACTACCAAGTGATTATCAAAAGGTCAGGAGTACCGATACAGGTGGAATCATTCAGCTTGGGATCAAGCGATATGACCGTCAACATAAAAGTTGCCAACAAAACAAGTAGGTGTTTTTTCAATTAGTAAAATAACTCCAGTTGACTTTACAGAAATGAACCATGTGATTATTATCAATGAAAAAATAGGTTTTGATTCTCATGAAGTTCAATATATCGTCAAATTAAGGTGACATaaagaatttttcttctttggcaAACCTTTTGTCACTTAGCTTAATAATTAGCAACTAGAACGGTCTtgtcctcactcactcactcagcggCAGCAAACGTGCCGGAAGACAAGGACTATGTACCCAGGTGTGTCAGCCATCGCGGCCAGAAGCCTCTGGGGCTGCAGTCCACGTCATCAACAAACATGCAGCTCACCTGCGTCAACGTCGAGTCCACTCCCTCTGGTGGCAACGAAGATGACGTGGCATCGGTCACCTGCGGAACGGACCGCGTCATGACAGGCTGCACGAGCTACCAGAACGTGAGCATTTCAGCGTTTATCTCTTACCAGGCGACAGCCATGCATTTGATTGCCTCATGGTTTAAACAGCAGATCATCACCCACAAAGAAAATAGCAATGATTATTAAGTTACAAACAAATTGTTTGTACGTGTGAAGTCCAAATCTAGTCGCCCTTTCATCTCGTTAAAACGAAGTGCAcacattttaatgacattgaTGGCTTCTAGGTCTTGAATCTATGGGTGTCAGACCTTTATAAAAACAGTTCATACAGTCTTTTTTGACTTAACACCTGTGCACATGACGACAAAACGACGAAACATGCAAATGATCTAACATTCTCGGTTAGAAAGACACATATCTGGAGCAAGTCTTTTAGAGATTGTTCTACGTCTGTCTTGTCCTCATCGCAGGCCATGCTTTGGACGAGGAAAGGAGAGCAGGTTACCATTGAGAACGGAGTGGCCGTGTGCAAAGCGTACAACGGTCGAAACTCGTCAGCAggtaattaattaaaacataagtCAAACGCTTTTCTCACTCCAAAAAACTAAGTTGTGTGAGCATAtattgaaaacatattttgaaataaagtaattttaaggAACTGGTGTATGATCCAGTAATATTTCATAAGAATATATTGGATTTTCTgggctttttatattttactttaaagaaaaatctattttatttaaaacaatttgcCCCACCTTAAAAGACCAAAAATGCCTTATCgttacatatattcacacacacgaGTGGTCCATATCGTTACCTAGCCACAACCAGTCGCGACCTTGGGAAGTAAGTGATAGACGGGACCACTCAAGAATAATAATTGCACAtcacacctctctttctctgtctccctctaGCCCCCCAGGTCGTAAAACTGCATGTGGtcgaaggagaagaaaaaaaccactaCGTCGGGTGTCCGgttctaataaaaaatattaacaccTGGCACAATAAACACGAGGCTACACTGCCCTGTACCATTTACGTACAAATAAAGGTTCCGCtaaagtttgttatttttatgtcttgAGTGGACCTATGATTGTACAAAAAGGTTTGCCAcagaccagtccgtgcctcagtgtgtgtgtgtttttttttttcatttattctccCATACATTCTATCCACACCTGCAGT is part of the Pomacea canaliculata isolate SZHN2017 linkage group LG13, ASM307304v1, whole genome shotgun sequence genome and harbors:
- the LOC112554240 gene encoding uncharacterized protein LOC112554240; the encoded protein is MKTIVVFVLLIMLETGLGQNLLDNPSFEGDLTGTWENNGFLMERVSVDKVDGNFALKASYRDRSLEGPLQVLYGLKTGARYELSVFVKVLNDLSGTLWQNIKVTMQYEFVNPTEIGYYVIANRGLCNTSMGWIKINGSMNAPERAFNWARLAIRGPDPGVDFLVDNAALYEVPENTNWLADSYTNIDTYRKSNVNINFTLPSGVSSSQFDVQIRLKKHLYPFGVKVKDTQMSTKASNLYSQLIFNMFNWATVQSYKWKFDKGNLTNPDFSNAVNAANVLVSSGLKVRGHNIIWDVADNIPDAVKALSGQELRDEVDKHVQYMCNLGLGKLAHWDVMNEMTHGLYYEEKLEDRNFTKNLFRQMKTCDNVTKLFFNDYQAVDIGGSTEEYYQMMLEYLNENVPVEGLGVQGHFQEYLAVDPTLILKRVDRLATLGIDVVMTEFDVQSPDHVQRADWIEDAMRAMFSHPAMKGIVYWSFWDQDTQNVNRELIQGTNVTIIEPGQRFFCLIKKEWTTNLTRNLGSDLNVFFRGFRGDYQVIIKRSGVPIQVESFSLGSSDMTVNIKVANKTTAANVPEDKDYVPRCVSHRGQKPLGLQSTSSTNMQLTCVNVESTPSGGNEDDVASVTCGTDRVMTGCTSYQNAMLWTRKGEQVTIENGVAVCKAYNGRNSSAGVTAAARCCKVSGLSCEFRVAGPSLTFGGAQAEALCSTNTLLIGCSSYSKYPDMNGAYANDTANSCVAEGGNPVSTNPAERSGSVAYSACCSCPDMSCTHVSSLPTTLGAGDYQGVTCPFNTSMVSCNYFAPNGRSGGARIVETNGVEECRAYMGDNLSAGSRGVIATATCCM